A genomic region of Octopus sinensis linkage group LG2, ASM634580v1, whole genome shotgun sequence contains the following coding sequences:
- the LOC115232299 gene encoding apoptosis regulator BAX isoform X1, which yields MTYALIAQEAKAVFLGFVQEKARLENEEIRSEAKDIISKDEVDANCVLVGNQLAEIGDKVYEEHRETFEFMANLLNINSDSLVVQFINIVDLIKCSNLGRILVVFCFAYYLLKQFTKQIFQIILKCITNFVGISLARWIHNQGGWTALVQKPTKKWIMVAGVATAVIAGFLVWRKS from the exons ATGACTTACGCATTGATTGCTCAGGAGGCTAAAGCTGTATTTCTAGGTTTTGTCCAGGAGAAAGCAAGGTTAGAAAATGAGGAAATTCGTTCTGAAGCCAAGGATATTATTTCTAAGGATGAAGTTGATGC AAACTGTGTATTAGTTGGGAATCAGCTGGCTGAAATTGGAGATAAAGTGTATGAGGAACATCGAGAAACATTTGAGTTTATGGCTAATCTATTAAATATAAACAGTGATTCATTAGTTGTACAGTTTATAAATATTGTTGA CCTAATTAAGTGCTCAAATCTAGGAAGAATACTGGTAGTGTTCTGCTTTGCATACTATCTGCTAAAACAATTTAcgaaacaaatatttcaaataattctgAAGTGTATTACGAATTTTGTGGGAATTAGTCTTGCACGATGGATACATAATCAAGGTGGATGG ACCGCACTTGTTCAAAAACCAACTAAGAAATGGATTATGGTTGCAGGTGTAGCTACTGCAGTAATAGCTGGCTTTTTGGTGTGGAGAAAATCATAG
- the LOC115232299 gene encoding uncharacterized protein LOC115232299 isoform X2: protein MTYALIAQEAKAVFLGFVQEKARLENEEIRSEAKDIISKDEVDANCVLVGNQLAEIGDKVYEEHRETFEFMANLLNINSDSLVVQFINIVEPHLFKNQLRNGLWLQV, encoded by the exons ATGACTTACGCATTGATTGCTCAGGAGGCTAAAGCTGTATTTCTAGGTTTTGTCCAGGAGAAAGCAAGGTTAGAAAATGAGGAAATTCGTTCTGAAGCCAAGGATATTATTTCTAAGGATGAAGTTGATGC AAACTGTGTATTAGTTGGGAATCAGCTGGCTGAAATTGGAGATAAAGTGTATGAGGAACATCGAGAAACATTTGAGTTTATGGCTAATCTATTAAATATAAACAGTGATTCATTAGTTGTACAGTTTATAAATATTGTTGA ACCGCACTTGTTCAAAAACCAACTAAGAAATGGATTATGGTTGCAGGTGTAG